The segment GATTTGTCTCAACACCTCCAGGATCCATCGATCCTCAAAGGGGGGGACCTCATCACATCTGTCCTGTTTTTTGCATAATGATCTGGGATGATATGTCCCGGCTCTCATCTGCCGGATGAGCGGTTTCACCCGGTCCGGCATCCATCCGTCCATGGAAGGGTTGGACAACCTGGCAGGCTCTTGCCCCCGCTGCTCCCGAATTTGGATCCAAGCGTTCAGATAGAAGTCAGGATTAAAAAAATTGCGGTACAGTCTGCGGAAGATAAAACTCTCATCGCGTCTGGCTTTCCGGCTCAGTAACGATAAGATTACTTCGGCTCTCTGCATTTCGCATACCTCCATAATCCATCGTTTGAACGACCTGCCCCCCTTCGCCAAGTGACGGGCTTTCCCCATCTCAAACTACTACGGGGGCTCCGTGGCCGTAGCGGGGTCCCCTGATCCCCGATGAGCATCCCGCCTTAGGCCATCTCCGTTTAGGACATGTGAACACAGTGGAAGTGACGTAGGTTCCCGTTCGTCTCTTTGACGCATCTCCGATGCGCTGGGAAAGGGGCGGAGAGTGTGAAGAGCGCAGGAAATACCCTTCACAGCCCCTGTCCGTGTGCGTCTCAATCAGCTTTCGCACACCCCGGCGGTCAGGGCCAAGAAACTGGGGTTCAGGCAGTGTAGCCTTGACCATATCACTTCATTGGTCTTGCCGATCCGGCTGCATGCTGATTGAACAACCGATCGGCTTTGCCGGCATGCTATGGTCCCTGAAGGCGTTTCCACCTCAGGTAAGCCGGTTGACCATGGGATTCCTCTCCAATCCCAGCCTCCATCGAGGCATTGTTCACCATCCCTTACGGACGCACTCCAACCCCGCCTTTTTGATTGGCAATGGCTACAACTCGACTCAATGAACTTGCACCTCATTTCACGGCTGATAGGAGTCAGGACTGCACGAGTCCCTTCCCCGAAATTGTACACTTTTTATTTTGGGATGCGAATAACCACTTCATAAAAGTCATCCAGATCCTTTTCATCTGCGGTAACCGGAAGACCGGTCTCTTTCACCATGTCCACGGATTGGCGGATGGTATTCACCGCAATCCGTACATCCCTGGAAAAGGATTTTCGTTTGGGCTTGGGGGTATTCCTCATCTCCGTCCAGCGTTGCACCCGTTCCTCTGTCTGTTTTACGTTCAAGCCCTTCTGCAATATTTCATTCAACAGCTTCAATTGCAGTTCTTCTTCCTTCAATCCCAACAGCGCCCGGGCATGCCTTTCCGTGATCGACCGGTCCAGAATCGCATCCTGCACCTCCCGGGGAAGGTGCAGCAGGCGCAATTTATTCGCCACAGTGGATTGCCCTTTACCCAACCGTTTGGCCAGTCCTTCCTGCGTCAGGTCATGGAGTTCGATCAACTGATGGTAGGCTTCCGCTTCTTCAAGGGCGGTCAAGCCCTCCCGTTGCAGATTTTCGATCAATGAGACCGAGGCTGCATCCATATCGGACATCTCACGAACAATCGCCGGGATTCTTTCCATCCCTAATTTTTTGACAGCACGAAGCCTTCTCTCACCGGCGATCAATTCATATTGATCCTGAATCCGCCGCACCACCACCGGTTGGATGACCCCATGGGTGCGAATCGTTTCACACAATTCATTCAGTCGATCGTCATCAAAAATCGACCGTGGCTGATAAGGGCTCGGCCGGATCAATCCGACTTCCAACTGTCTTACTTCATCATGTTCTTCTTTTTCCGCCATCCCGAACAACCGGCTGAATGGCTCTCTCATCTTCATGGACACCACCTGTAATAACATGAAATCCTGCAGACACGCCTGGAAGCGTTGCGTGACCAGGGAGCGAAGCGACCCCGGCACGACTTGTGCCTTTCACAACGCTTCCAGTCTGAGTCTTGTCAGTTCTCCGATTGCGGTTATGGAGAGCTACCGTCTCCACTGAACCGAAGAATATCAGGCTTCACACTTCATCGCCTCGCTATGACCACCACACAGGCCTGATCCATGCACAGCCCTTGGACTGATCCTTCCCCATAGCGGCTCTCCCTTCCGGATCTGGATAGCCTGTGACTAACATAGACTTTATATCTAATTCGATGTTTTCGGAAGACCCTCCTCTCTTCCCCCTTCTTTTCTCTTCCTCGCTGTCCCCCAACTTGACCCCCAAGAGCGATGATCACTCGAATCGGTGAAAAAGTCGTCACAAGAAAGCATCAAATCACAAGGTTTCTCACCCTCCGTAGATTTTTTCAACACCATCCATGTTTCACGTGGAACATTCCCCCTGGCTTCCACCAAACAAAGGTTCCCTATATGCATAAAAAAAAGAAAAACAACATCTCATCACCAAAAATTTGTCGAAAAAGAGGAAGCAGAGTCGATGAAAGCAGAAACCCGCCTTTCTTCTTATTGACCCCCTGCAACCCGGATTGATAGAATCAATAGAAGACCAGTAGAAAGAACAGTTTGAGACCTTTGACAAAAAACAGGAGGAACCGGTTATGAGTGTACCCATCTACATAGGAAATGACCAAGGCTACTACGGGACCAAAGTTGTCAGCAGAAACGGGGACCAATTCCTGAAGATGTTTATCCGCAACATGGTGGTCCCCAACCGGGTGGGGGAAATCACCTATAACAATGACCCTCACAATATCATGTACCGTGAACGGGAAGGTGACCGGGAATGGTTCTGCGGGAAGCTGGCCATTGAACAATCCGCCGACGACGAACTATTCGATTCCCATGAGCGGCGCCTGTTCAGCCCCACCTGGTTCCGGGAAGAAGAATACCTGATCATGTTTCGTGTAAGCACCGGCCTGATGCTGCAAGGAACCGACAACCCCGAACCGGTGGTTTCCGTCGCTTTGCCCACGGACAGTTATATCGACTACAAAGAAGAATTGAAACGGCGTCTCGTCGGAAAGCACAGTTTTGAAGTGAAACAGGGCAACCTTCCCTACCGGAAGATTGAATTTGAAATCAAACGGGAAAATCTGTACGTGATCAGCCAGCCGATGGCCACCCTCTTCCATATTGCACTGGACCGGGAAGGTCAACTTTTGAATGAGGACCTGTTCATCCAAAAAGTGAGTATCAACGACCTGGGATTTGGAACTTCCGATGTGGAAACCCTTCACGGGGAGACCATCATCAAGCGGCAAAGCTTCACTTCCCGTCACGCAATGATCAATGTCTACCAACTTCTTTCCAAACGGTTGACCGAGTTCTCCCGGGAAGTGGACCCGGACAAACAAGGAAAAGAGTATCCGATCTGGAGCTTGAACCGGATTATCCGTTCCGGGGAGATCAGCTTTAAAGGCAAAGTTTACGATGTAAATGAAATTGTCAAAGGATGCATACAGGAAGTGGGGACCTCTCTGGTGGAGGAAGTGTGGAATCGACTCGATTACGCCGATGACATCACATATATCATCCTGACCGGCGGCTCATCCATTCCTTTCAAACCATATTACCGGGATCGATTTGGAGACAAACTGATCTTTGCCGAAGATTACGGAATCGATGCCCAGTTCGCCAACGCATTCGGCTTGTGCAAGTTCACCCAGTCCAAATCGAAAACTGTACCGCTGAAAACACAGCAGGAAGTGGCCGCCACCATTCAAGAGGAGTTTACAGTACCCAGTTCCGCGGAGAAACGGGTTGGACGGAAGGGACAAACTAAAAAATAACTGCTGAAGCTTTCCTTTCAATCCGGGTAAATCCCCCAGGGTATGGAGACCTTGGGGGATTCCGTAACCCTTAACCCAAAGGGCCGATGAACTGCGACCATTCCGCGGCAGCCGCAAAAACCCGAAAAAACCCGAGGGGAATGAAAAGGAGGGGAAACCCATGACTTATTCGGGAGAAGATTATGATGTGATTGTGATCGGTAAAGGGCATGCCGGAAAGGAAGCAGCCAAAAAAGCGGCCCGGATGGGGAAAACAGCTTTACTTCTCAAATTGAATCCGGGTTCCATCGCCTCCGTCATGTGCAGCTCTTCCCAACAGGGATCCCCGGGGGGGATTCCTTCCGGAATTGAAGCCCAACTCGTCCGTCTGGAAGATGAGAGTAATTGGTCACCAAGATTGAAGTTTGAAAAACTGGATTCCGGTTCTCATCACTCTGTTTATATCTTGCAAGTGCCGGAAATGGATCCGGAGAAACAACTCCTGTACGGATCCGATGAGGAGGAGTCGGCTCCACCTGAGGTGGAAGCAGTGGATATTTCCGCCGAGACAGGCTCACCTGGGCAGAGCGTGGAACCTTTTGCGGAAACAAAAGAGATTCCAGACGATGCCCCGGCCTCCGATCCCTCTCCGTATCGCTGGGAAAGAAAATCCTCCCATCCCGAGCCTGAACCGGAGGAGGACACCGTCCTTCATCAGCGGGAGATTTACAACCGAAAACGCTTGCTGCACCGACAATCCCCTCCGGTCGACCGAGAGCTCCCTACTGCCGGGCCCCCATCAGGACAGGGGGAAAAATCCAGGGAACCGGTCTTCCGGGAAAGGGATAAGGATCTGAGAAAAAAACTGGTCCAGGATCGCCGTTCCCCCGTCGATCAGACACATCCGGGATTAAGGGACCTTCCTTCTTCTCCCCCCATCCACGGGAAACAAACCGGAGAATCACCGGCAACGGAAGCTCATCCCCTCCCGGATGAAAAGGAATCTCATCCCGGACCTTTTACCCATGTACAGCAACCTGGGCAACGCCCTGCCAAACGAACTTCTTCTTCCGTGATTCCCATGGAACAAGGGCGGATCAAGCATCGAAAGGCCGGCCGTCAAAAAGAGCCATTCCGTTTAATCGGCAAGGAGAAACAGACTCCACCTACCTCACCGAGCCCGGAGCCGAGCTCCCCCGATTCTTCGCTGGTATGGGAGGAGCGTAATCCTCAGCGGGAACAGACCCTGACCTACGAACCTTTTCAGGAAATGAAGGAGAAAGGGCCCCTGTCCCGCCCCAGCATGAACCTGACCAGAGAGAAAGCCGGCACCCGGCGGGAAGGCGCCCGTCCTTCCTCTCCTGCCACTCCCGGCCCATTGCAGGGCCAATCCCGGAAGTCCCCCCCAACTGTAAATCGGGAGGATCAAGGGATGATGCCGCAACCACAGCGGACGGCCCCCACTCCTCCCCCACGGCGGGAAGAGCCAAAAACCGGAAGCCACTTCCATCTCAATCAGGAGGCCGCCCGCAACGTATTGAAAAACTCCAATGACGGTTTGAAAAAAGATGAACTCGATATCTCCGATCCCTTCGGCCAATCCTACGACGAGTTTCTCACCCCCTTTTCAGGAGGCAATCCTCAGGACGAGCAATTGGAAAAACGAAAGCTGGCCCTGCGTGGACTCCACAATTTGATCAACAACCTCGGTTAAAAAAAGCAGCCCAGACAACGGCTGCTTTTTCCTTGACCGGATCATCCCCCCAAAAACAAAAGCCCCTTCGGACTATCCAAAGGGGCGAAGAAGTCCAGGCCTCTATGAGCTGTGCAACGGGTTTCGGGCGGGGGTTCCCGCTTTGCGGGGATACGCTTTGGGAGTGGGCCGCTCCTTTGTAACAACAATCAGATGCCGCTCTCCCATTTGTTCCGGCAAGGAAAGAGAAATGGAATCAGGTGCTTTCCCCCCCAGGGTTCTCACTCCCGGACGCGCCTGTTCCACCTCCTCCTCCACATCGGCCCCCTTCAGCGCCACAAACCTTCCCCCGACCCGGACAAAGGGAAGGCAGTATTCAGCCAGCACGTTTAACCTCGCCACTGCACGGGCTGTCGCTACATCAAAAGATTCCCGGAACATGGGTTTCCGGGCCGCCTCTTCCGCCCGTCCGTGTACACACTCCACCCCGCGCAACCCCAGCTCGGCCACGCTTTCCTTCATAAATGTGACACGTTTGTTCAATGAATCCAACAAAACCAGCCGCAAGTGGGGATAAGCGATCTTCAGGGGGATCCCCGGAAAACCGGCTCCCGTTCCCACATCGATCAGGGAATCCACTTCGGCAAAGGAGAGATGTGATGCCAGGGTGAGGGAATCAAAAAAATGTTTCACAAAGACTTCCTTCTCATCTGTAATCGCTGTCAGGTTCATCTTTTTGTTACCTTCCACCAACAGGTGGTAATAACGGTAAAAAAGGTCCAGCTGCTCACCGTTCAGTTGCATCCGCAAACGTTCCCGGGCCGCTTCCCCCAGCCATTCCCGATAATTCATGATGCTCTCCTTTCATCACCTGAAGGAGTTGTGATTCAGTCTGTTCTTGGACGGTCGGGTTTGGGTTTCCCAATCCGGCACCAAAGTTCTGACGAGCCAAAGGCGCCCCATGGAAAACCCAAACCCCTGTGGATAACTTTTTTCTCGAAAAAAAGCCAAACAACCATCAACTGCTGGCACGTGACTTCCTTCCCTGCTCCAGATGGATCAGCAAGATGGAAATATCCGATGGGTTGACTCCGGAAATCCGGGAAGCCTGACCCAGGGACAAGGGACGAACCTGGTTCAACTTCTCCTTCGCCTCCGACGAAATCCCCTTCACCTGATCATAGTCCACCCAGTCCGGGATCCGCTTGTTTTCCATCTTTCTCATTTTCTCCACCTGTTGCAGGGATTTTTTAATATAACCCTCATACTTCAGCTGAATCTCCACCTGTTCCGCCACTTCGGGGGTCACCGGCTCCTCCGGCGGGGACAGTTGGTGAATATGCTCTATTTTTACCTCCGGCCGTTTGATCAACTTGGACAACTCCACCGCATGGTCCAATTCACTGGAACCCACTTTCCGGAGTAAGGCCTGCACCTCGGGAGTCGGCTTCAGAATCGTTTCCCGCAGGCGCTGGATCTCCCCTTCAATCGCCTCCCGCTTCTTCCGGAACCGACGATACCGCTCTTCAGGGATCAAACCCACTTCATACCCGAGATCTGTCAATCGGAGATCCGCATTGTCATGCCGGAGCAACAGGCGGTACTCCGCCCGGGAAGTGAGCAGACGGTAGGGTTCATTGGTGCCCTTGGTCACCAAATCGTCGATGAGCACCCCGATATATGCCTGGGAGCGATCCAGAATGACCGGCTCTTCCCCCCGGACCTTCCGGGCGGCATTGATCCCGGCCATTATTCCCTGGGCTGCCGCTTCTTCATAGCCGGAGGTGCCATTGATCTGCCCCGCGGTAAACAGATTGGCCACTCTCTTGGTCTCCAGACTGGGCCACAGTTGGGTGGGGATGATGGCATCATACTCGATGGCATATCCCGTCCGCATCATTTCCACATTTTCCAAACCGTCGATGGTCCGGAGCAGCGGTTGCTGAATCTCCTCCGGCAAACTGGTGGAAAGCCCCTGCACATACATCTCCAAGGTCTCCCGACCCTCCGGCTCCAGGAAGATCTGATGCCGGCTTTTATCGGCGAACCGGACGATCTTGTCCTCGATCGAAGGACAGTAGCGGGGACCCTGACCTTCAATCACACCGGAATACATCGGTGCCCGATGGAGATTGTCCCGGATAAACTCATGGGTTTTTTCATTGGTGTAAGTGAGCCAGCAGGGTAGTTGATCCGTATTGTATTCCGTGGTTTCATATGAAAAAGCTCTCGGCTCATCATCTCCGGGCTGGATCTCCATTTTGTCCGTATCCACAGTCAACTTGTTGACCCGGGGCGGTGTCCCTGTCTTGAAGCGCACCGTTTCCAGGCCCAGCTCATGCAGATGATGGGCCAGATTGATGGAGGGTTGCTGATTATTGGGTCCGCTCTCATAGGTCAGATCGCCGATGATAATTTTGCCCCGCAGGTATGTGCCGGTGGTTAAGACCACACTTTTCGCATAATACTTTGCCCCGGTCCGGGTCAACACGCCACGGCAAACCCCGTCCTCCACCAGCAGTTGTTCCACCATGTTTTGGTGAAGCAGCAGCCGGGGCTCGCTCTCCAGGGTCTTTTTCATCTCCTGTTGGTACAACACTTTGTCCGCCTGCGCCCGAAGTGCGTAGACAGCAGGCCCTTTCCCGGTGTTCAACATCCGCATCTGGATGTGGGTTTTGTCGATGTTTCGCCCCATCTCCCCGCCGAGGGCGTCCACTTCGCGCACCACATGCCCTTTGGCCGGACCGCCGATGGATGGATTGCAGGGCATATAAGCGATCGTATCCAGACTCAAGGTGAGCAGAAGTGTGGAACACCCCATCCGGGCAGCGGCCAAAGCCGCCTCACAGCCGGCATGACCCGCTCCGATCACCACTACATCAAATTCATCTCCGGAAGTTGGCATGGGTATCCCCCCTTTGTTATTTTCCCAAACAGAACTGGGAAAAGATCTGATCAATCAGATCCTCGGCCACGGCATCCCCGATAATCTCGCCAAGGGATTGCCAGGCGTTTTTCAGATCGATTTCCACCATATCCAAAGGCACCCCCGCCTCAATCCCTTCGATGGCATCCCGGACCTGCTGTGCGGCTTGTTTCAGCAGACTGATATGGCGGGCATTGCTGACATAGGTGGCGTCGGCAGCGACGGCCTTTCCACCCAGGAAAAGATCGACGATCGCCTCTTCCAATGGATCGATCCCCTGTTCACGGATCATCGAAGTGGTGATCAAGGGTGCTTCCCCGATCAGATTGCGCACCTCCTGCAGGTCGAGGCGCCGGGGCAGGTCCATCTTGTTCACCACCACAATCACGGTCTGATTGCGGACCATTTTCAGCAATTTCCTGTCATCCTCCGACAGGGATTCCCCGTGATTCAGAAGCAGAAGGATCAAATCCGCCCCCTCCAGTGCTTGGTGAGAGCGTTCCACCCCGATCCGTTCCACCACATCCTCCGTCTCCCGGATCCCCGCCGTATCCACCAGACGCAGGGGAATCCCCCGCACATTGACATATTCCTCGATCACATCCCGGGTCGTTCCGGGGATATCCGTGACAATCGCCTTGTTTTCCCGGGCGAGGGCATTTAAGAGAGAGGATTTTCCCACATTGGGACGGCCGACAATCACGGTCCCGATTCCCTCCCGGTAGATTTTCCCCTGGCGGGCGGTCTGGAGGAGATGGTTGATCCTCTCTTCGATCCCCCGGGATTTTTTCAGCATGATCTCTTCGGTCAATTGTTCCGCATCGTATTCCGGATAATCCACATTGACCGCCAAATGAGCCAGGGTTTCAAGAATTTCCCTCCGCAGCTGTTGAATCAGGCCGGACAATCTCCCCTCCGCCTGCTGCATCGCCACCCGGGCCGCCCGATCCGTCTTGGAGCGGATCAGGTCGATGACAGCCTCCGCTTGCGAGAGATCGATCCGTCCGTTCAGAAAAGCCCGTTTGGTGAACTCTCCAGGTTCCGCCAGCCGTGCGCCGGCGGACAAGACTTCCTCCAAAACAGCCTGTACCGGCACCATTCCCCCGTGGCAACTGATCTCCACCACATCTTCCCTGGTAAAAGTCCGGGGAGATCGCATCACCGTCACCAAAACCTCGTCGATGGGATTTCCTTGCCCGGAGTTTACAATGGTCCCGTAATGGACGGTATGGCTTTCCGCGTCCCGCAATGATTTTTTCCCTCTGTATATGCGATCGGCCACTCGGATGGCTTCCGGACCGCTCACCCGGATGACCGCGATTCCCGCTTCACCCACGGGAGTCGAGATGGCCGCAATCGTATCGGTTTCCATCCCGTTTCACCCCTCGAATATTCCTTCACATATGATCCGATCTTTAATCATAGCATACGGTAAATGGAAAACAAACAACCCCCGGCAATGCAAAAAAACTCCCCGGAATGGAGAGTCCATGATCATCAGCCCGTAACGGAAAACTGTCAACGGTCGGTTTTGGGAGCCACCACCACATGACGACGGGGGTCCTCCCCCTCACTGTAGGTCACCACTCCGGCGTGCTTCTGCTGGATTCGGGTATGGATCACTTTTCGTTCCATCGGATTCATGGGCTCCAGGGAAAGGGGAGAACCGGTGGCCGTCACCTTCTCCGCGATTCGGTCTGCCAGCCCCATCAAGGTTTGCCGCCGCCGTTCCCGATACCCCTGTGCATCCAATACAATCCGGGTGTAGGGCCCGGCATTCCGGTGGGCGGCCACATTGACCAGATACTGCAGGGCATCCAAGGTTTGACCCCGTCGACCGATCAGCATGCCCAAATGATCTCCGGAAAGGAGGATCCAAGTATGCTCCGGCTCCTCTTTGACTTCCAACCTCACCGATTTCAGTCCCATCCGATCCAGGACACTGCGCAAAAAGGAGAGCCCCTGCTCGAGGGGAGTGGGGATCAATTTCACCTCCACCTTGGCCTCCCGACTGCCGATCCATCCCAGAAATCCCCGGCTCGCCTCTTCCAAGACGGAGATCTCCACCTGATCCCGGGTGGCACCCAATCGTCTGAGGGCCTCCTCCACCGCAGCTTCCACCGTTTTTCCCGTTACGGTCAGTTTTTTCAACGGGCTGCACCCTCCCGTCCAGAAGCGTTGTGATTTAGTGCATTCCTGTCCGGTCGGGATTGGGTTTCACATGACCTTCCGGTTGTTCTGACGATCCAAAGATGCTCCATGTAAAACCCAATCCTCCCTGCATAGCGTGACCGGGGAGCGAAGCGACCCTAGGCACGACTTGTGCCCTATGGGTATGACGGCTTTTTCACAATGCTTCTAGCTTTTTTTTGCTTTATATTTATCCCCGATGAAGTAATACTGAACCATCGTGAACAGGTTGCTGTAGATCCAGTACAGGGGCAGAGCTGCCGGAAATTGGAAAGCCAATACGAAGATCATCACCGGCATGATAAACAGAAACGCTCTCTGCTGAGGGTTGTCACCCATCCCCATGACCACGGACTGCAAATAGGTGGTCAGAGCGGCCAACAAGGGCAAGATATAATAGGGATCTTGCTCTCCCAACTGCATCCACAGAAAACTGGACTTGGCAATCGTCGGCTCCCTCATAATCGCTTGATAAAAGGCGATCAGGATCGGAAGCTGGATCAACATCGGCAGACACCCGGCCAGGGGATTCACGTTGTGCTTCTGGAAGAGCTTCATCGTCTCTTCCTGCAATTTCTGCTGATTATTCTTGTACTTCTCCTGAAGCTTCTTCATTTCCGGTTGCAATACCTGCATCGCCCGGGAACTTTTCATCTGTTTCAGGGTGAGCGGAAGCACCACCAACCGGATCAGAATCGTGGCCGCCAAAATGGCCAGGCCCCAGCTGCCCAGGACGTCATTGAAAAAGTCCAGCAACTGTTGCAAAGGATAGACAAAGTATTTTTCCCAAAAGCCGGCGGTTTTCGGATCGATGGGCTTCATCTGGTCCGGGTTGGGACTGCAACCGCCCATGAGGAAAATCGCTGCGACCAAGGTTAGAATCAGTATCAGGCGTCCTCTGCGCAAGAAAGACTCCTCCTTCAAAATCGGCCGGTGAAAAAACGGATCCAACAAGTTAAAAGCGGAATGATTCAGGGAACCGGATCAAATCCCCCCGGATGAAAAGGATGGCATTTGGCAATTCGTTTCACAGTGAGCCATCCACCCCGAAGAAAACCGTATCGCGAGATGGCAACATAGCCGTAATGGGAGCAAGTGGGAGCGAAACGGCAGGTGGGAGGGGTCAGAGGGGATATAAAACGTTGATAAAAACGGATCAGAACAAGAGCTGCCGCTTTCATACAGACCCTCCTGGATCACGGGGAGATTTGGGTGATCCGGGTTCTTTCACAAAGAGCCCGGCCTTGTTCATCAGATGGCTCAGACTGGACTTCATCCGGTGAAAATCCATGTCCGCGGCGGGCTTGCGGGCGATCAA is part of the Kroppenstedtia eburnea genome and harbors:
- the yidD gene encoding membrane protein insertion efficiency factor YidD; the protein is MKAAALVLIRFYQRFISPLTPPTCRFAPTCSHYGYVAISRYGFLRGGWLTVKRIAKCHPFHPGGFDPVP
- the mnmE gene encoding tRNA uridine-5-carboxymethylaminomethyl(34) synthesis GTPase MnmE — encoded protein: METDTIAAISTPVGEAGIAVIRVSGPEAIRVADRIYRGKKSLRDAESHTVHYGTIVNSGQGNPIDEVLVTVMRSPRTFTREDVVEISCHGGMVPVQAVLEEVLSAGARLAEPGEFTKRAFLNGRIDLSQAEAVIDLIRSKTDRAARVAMQQAEGRLSGLIQQLRREILETLAHLAVNVDYPEYDAEQLTEEIMLKKSRGIEERINHLLQTARQGKIYREGIGTVIVGRPNVGKSSLLNALARENKAIVTDIPGTTRDVIEEYVNVRGIPLRLVDTAGIRETEDVVERIGVERSHQALEGADLILLLLNHGESLSEDDRKLLKMVRNQTVIVVVNKMDLPRRLDLQEVRNLIGEAPLITTSMIREQGIDPLEEAIVDLFLGGKAVAADATYVSNARHISLLKQAAQQVRDAIEGIEAGVPLDMVEIDLKNAWQSLGEIIGDAVAEDLIDQIFSQFCLGK
- a CDS encoding FAD-dependent oxidoreductase — translated: MTYSGEDYDVIVIGKGHAGKEAAKKAARMGKTALLLKLNPGSIASVMCSSSQQGSPGGIPSGIEAQLVRLEDESNWSPRLKFEKLDSGSHHSVYILQVPEMDPEKQLLYGSDEEESAPPEVEAVDISAETGSPGQSVEPFAETKEIPDDAPASDPSPYRWERKSSHPEPEPEEDTVLHQREIYNRKRLLHRQSPPVDRELPTAGPPSGQGEKSREPVFRERDKDLRKKLVQDRRSPVDQTHPGLRDLPSSPPIHGKQTGESPATEAHPLPDEKESHPGPFTHVQQPGQRPAKRTSSSVIPMEQGRIKHRKAGRQKEPFRLIGKEKQTPPTSPSPEPSSPDSSLVWEERNPQREQTLTYEPFQEMKEKGPLSRPSMNLTREKAGTRREGARPSSPATPGPLQGQSRKSPPTVNREDQGMMPQPQRTAPTPPPRREEPKTGSHFHLNQEAARNVLKNSNDGLKKDELDISDPFGQSYDEFLTPFSGGNPQDEQLEKRKLALRGLHNLINNLG
- a CDS encoding cation diffusion facilitator family transporter, which encodes MQGGLGFTWSIFGSSEQPEGHVKPNPDRTGMH
- the jag gene encoding RNA-binding cell elongation regulator Jag/EloR, coding for MKKLTVTGKTVEAAVEEALRRLGATRDQVEISVLEEASRGFLGWIGSREAKVEVKLIPTPLEQGLSFLRSVLDRMGLKSVRLEVKEEPEHTWILLSGDHLGMLIGRRGQTLDALQYLVNVAAHRNAGPYTRIVLDAQGYRERRRQTLMGLADRIAEKVTATGSPLSLEPMNPMERKVIHTRIQQKHAGVVTYSEGEDPRRHVVVAPKTDR
- the yidC gene encoding membrane protein insertase YidC, coding for MGGCSPNPDQMKPIDPKTAGFWEKYFVYPLQQLLDFFNDVLGSWGLAILAATILIRLVVLPLTLKQMKSSRAMQVLQPEMKKLQEKYKNNQQKLQEETMKLFQKHNVNPLAGCLPMLIQLPILIAFYQAIMREPTIAKSSFLWMQLGEQDPYYILPLLAALTTYLQSVVMGMGDNPQQRAFLFIMPVMIFVLAFQFPAALPLYWIYSNLFTMVQYYFIGDKYKAKKS
- the mnmG gene encoding tRNA uridine-5-carboxymethylaminomethyl(34) synthesis enzyme MnmG, producing the protein MPTSGDEFDVVVIGAGHAGCEAALAAARMGCSTLLLTLSLDTIAYMPCNPSIGGPAKGHVVREVDALGGEMGRNIDKTHIQMRMLNTGKGPAVYALRAQADKVLYQQEMKKTLESEPRLLLHQNMVEQLLVEDGVCRGVLTRTGAKYYAKSVVLTTGTYLRGKIIIGDLTYESGPNNQQPSINLAHHLHELGLETVRFKTGTPPRVNKLTVDTDKMEIQPGDDEPRAFSYETTEYNTDQLPCWLTYTNEKTHEFIRDNLHRAPMYSGVIEGQGPRYCPSIEDKIVRFADKSRHQIFLEPEGRETLEMYVQGLSTSLPEEIQQPLLRTIDGLENVEMMRTGYAIEYDAIIPTQLWPSLETKRVANLFTAGQINGTSGYEEAAAQGIMAGINAARKVRGEEPVILDRSQAYIGVLIDDLVTKGTNEPYRLLTSRAEYRLLLRHDNADLRLTDLGYEVGLIPEERYRRFRKKREAIEGEIQRLRETILKPTPEVQALLRKVGSSELDHAVELSKLIKRPEVKIEHIHQLSPPEEPVTPEVAEQVEIQLKYEGYIKKSLQQVEKMRKMENKRIPDWVDYDQVKGISSEAKEKLNQVRPLSLGQASRISGVNPSDISILLIHLEQGRKSRASS
- the rsmG gene encoding 16S rRNA (guanine(527)-N(7))-methyltransferase RsmG, with amino-acid sequence MNYREWLGEAARERLRMQLNGEQLDLFYRYYHLLVEGNKKMNLTAITDEKEVFVKHFFDSLTLASHLSFAEVDSLIDVGTGAGFPGIPLKIAYPHLRLVLLDSLNKRVTFMKESVAELGLRGVECVHGRAEEAARKPMFRESFDVATARAVARLNVLAEYCLPFVRVGGRFVALKGADVEEEVEQARPGVRTLGGKAPDSISLSLPEQMGERHLIVVTKERPTPKAYPRKAGTPARNPLHSS
- a CDS encoding ParM/StbA family protein translates to MSVPIYIGNDQGYYGTKVVSRNGDQFLKMFIRNMVVPNRVGEITYNNDPHNIMYREREGDREWFCGKLAIEQSADDELFDSHERRLFSPTWFREEEYLIMFRVSTGLMLQGTDNPEPVVSVALPTDSYIDYKEELKRRLVGKHSFEVKQGNLPYRKIEFEIKRENLYVISQPMATLFHIALDREGQLLNEDLFIQKVSINDLGFGTSDVETLHGETIIKRQSFTSRHAMINVYQLLSKRLTEFSREVDPDKQGKEYPIWSLNRIIRSGEISFKGKVYDVNEIVKGCIQEVGTSLVEEVWNRLDYADDITYIILTGGSSIPFKPYYRDRFGDKLIFAEDYGIDAQFANAFGLCKFTQSKSKTVPLKTQQEVAATIQEEFTVPSSAEKRVGRKGQTKK
- the noc gene encoding nucleoid occlusion protein, whose amino-acid sequence is MKMREPFSRLFGMAEKEEHDEVRQLEVGLIRPSPYQPRSIFDDDRLNELCETIRTHGVIQPVVVRRIQDQYELIAGERRLRAVKKLGMERIPAIVREMSDMDAASVSLIENLQREGLTALEEAEAYHQLIELHDLTQEGLAKRLGKGQSTVANKLRLLHLPREVQDAILDRSITERHARALLGLKEEELQLKLLNEILQKGLNVKQTEERVQRWTEMRNTPKPKRKSFSRDVRIAVNTIRQSVDMVKETGLPVTADEKDLDDFYEVVIRIPK